A section of the Candidatus Polarisedimenticolaceae bacterium genome encodes:
- the glmS gene encoding glutamine--fructose-6-phosphate transaminase (isomerizing), whose protein sequence is MCGIVGYIGAKDPVEVLIEGLRKLEYRGYDSAGIAVVNGNGELSLRRAPGKLRDLERVLAEKPIHGRYGIAHTRWATHGRPTEENAHPHRDCTGRIVVIHNGIIENYIELKHELQAKGHKFVTETDTEIVAHALEQAMKDGATDLPVAFRSILPRLRGIYALVALSVDAPDTIVAARVGPPLVVGIGNGEYFVASDIPAILSHTKDVVFMDDYEIVVVRPSGVSFLKIDGTPLVKETTRIPWDPIMAEKGGYKHFMLKEIHEQPRAVRDTLLGRVSLEDASVHLEEIQVPDAALAKAERIQIVACGTSWHAGHVGKFLIEQLAKIPVEVDYASEYRYRKPMLDAKCLSVFISQSGETADTLAAEREAKSQGALALAICNVRGSMLTRECDGTIYTHAGPEIGVASTKAFTSQITALALLALKLGRVRKTLSDAESTEIIRALYHIPAQMERYLTDDAPVVELAKTFHQHRDFLYLGRGVNFPIALEGALKLKEISYIHAEGYPAGEMKHGPIALIDEDMPVVALAPTDGVFEKMLSNIEEVKARSGIVIAVTDEHEGDVARKADFVLTVPKTHELLSPLLTVIPLQLLAYHIALLRGCDVDQPRNLAKSVTVE, encoded by the coding sequence ATGTGCGGCATCGTCGGGTACATCGGCGCGAAGGATCCGGTCGAGGTCCTCATCGAAGGCCTCCGGAAGCTCGAGTACCGCGGCTACGACTCCGCCGGGATCGCCGTCGTCAACGGGAACGGTGAGCTGAGCCTCCGCCGCGCCCCCGGCAAGCTGCGCGACCTCGAGCGCGTCCTCGCGGAGAAGCCGATCCACGGCCGCTACGGGATCGCGCACACGCGCTGGGCGACGCACGGCCGCCCCACCGAGGAGAACGCGCACCCGCACCGCGACTGCACGGGGCGGATCGTCGTCATCCACAACGGCATCATCGAGAACTACATCGAGCTCAAGCACGAGCTTCAGGCCAAGGGGCACAAGTTCGTCACCGAGACCGACACCGAGATCGTCGCGCACGCGCTCGAGCAGGCGATGAAGGACGGCGCGACGGACCTTCCGGTCGCCTTCCGCTCGATCCTCCCCCGCTTGCGCGGGATCTACGCGCTCGTCGCGCTCTCCGTCGACGCCCCGGACACGATCGTCGCCGCGCGCGTCGGCCCGCCGCTCGTCGTCGGCATCGGCAACGGCGAGTACTTCGTCGCGTCCGACATCCCCGCGATCCTCTCGCACACGAAGGACGTCGTCTTCATGGACGACTACGAGATCGTCGTCGTGAGGCCCAGCGGGGTGAGCTTCCTCAAGATCGACGGCACGCCCCTCGTCAAGGAGACGACGCGGATCCCGTGGGATCCGATCATGGCGGAGAAGGGCGGCTACAAGCATTTCATGCTCAAGGAGATCCACGAGCAGCCCCGCGCGGTGCGCGACACGCTGCTCGGAAGGGTCTCGCTGGAGGACGCGTCGGTCCACCTCGAGGAGATCCAGGTCCCCGATGCCGCGCTCGCCAAGGCCGAGCGCATCCAGATCGTGGCCTGCGGCACGTCGTGGCACGCCGGCCACGTCGGCAAGTTCCTCATCGAGCAGCTCGCGAAGATTCCGGTCGAGGTCGATTACGCCTCGGAGTACCGGTACCGGAAGCCGATGCTCGACGCGAAGTGCCTCTCGGTCTTCATCTCGCAGTCGGGCGAGACGGCCGACACGCTGGCCGCCGAGCGCGAGGCGAAATCGCAGGGGGCGCTCGCGCTCGCGATTTGCAACGTCCGCGGCTCAATGCTGACCCGCGAGTGCGACGGCACGATCTACACGCACGCCGGCCCCGAGATCGGCGTCGCCTCGACGAAAGCGTTCACGAGCCAGATCACGGCGCTGGCACTGCTCGCCTTGAAGCTCGGTCGCGTGCGCAAGACCCTCTCGGACGCGGAGAGCACCGAGATCATCCGCGCGCTCTACCACATCCCCGCGCAGATGGAGCGTTACCTCACCGATGACGCACCGGTCGTCGAGCTGGCGAAGACGTTCCACCAGCACCGCGACTTTCTCTACCTCGGCCGCGGCGTGAACTTCCCGATCGCGCTCGAGGGGGCCCTCAAGCTCAAGGAGATCTCCTACATCCATGCCGAGGGCTACCCCGCCGGCGAGATGAAACACGGCCCGATCGCCCTCATCGACGAGGACATGCCGGTCGTCGCCCTCGCGCCGACCGACGGCGTCTTCGAGAAGATGCTCTCCAACATCGAAGAGGTGAAGGCGCGCTCCGGCATCGTCATCGCCGTGACCGAC
- the glmU gene encoding bifunctional UDP-N-acetylglucosamine diphosphorylase/glucosamine-1-phosphate N-acetyltransferase GlmU: protein MPGKRAPLTVLILAAGQGTRLKSKTIKLLHPVAGQPMATWVARAAAGLKPDKTVAVVGFQSEQVEAALGDLCDAFVLQREQRGTGHAVLQAASALKGAGGPLLIVNGDLPSLRAETLAALIALHRKEKAALSLVTTVLPDATGYGRIVRDGGGRVERIVEHKDATASERALREINCGIYCADPTLLFPLLRKLRPDNAQGEYYLTDAVHALIKKKAKVVALVHGASDEVLGVNTRAELARAGAELYARKATALQEGGVTLLDPSRTWVDPRASIARDVVLYPDVIVEGETTIGEDSVVRPGCRLNGVRLGRGVEIKDHSVLEDAVVGDFASVGPFAHLRPGSVLERDAKVGNFVELKKTTLGRGSKASHLAYLGDAQIGHDCNIGAGTITCNYDGVHKHKTTLGAGVFIGSDTQLVAPVSVGEGAYVGAGTTVTDDVPAGALALSRVRQLNLEGWVARKKKKAAAGSSHHS from the coding sequence GTGCCCGGAAAGCGGGCGCCGCTGACCGTCCTGATCCTCGCGGCCGGCCAGGGCACGCGCCTGAAGTCGAAGACGATCAAGCTGCTCCACCCCGTCGCCGGTCAGCCGATGGCGACGTGGGTCGCGCGTGCCGCGGCGGGGCTGAAGCCCGATAAGACGGTCGCCGTCGTCGGCTTCCAGTCGGAGCAGGTCGAGGCGGCTCTCGGCGATCTCTGCGACGCCTTCGTCCTCCAGCGCGAGCAGCGCGGGACCGGCCACGCGGTCCTGCAGGCCGCCTCGGCGCTCAAGGGCGCCGGCGGGCCACTCCTCATCGTCAACGGCGACCTGCCGAGCCTGCGCGCGGAGACCCTCGCCGCGCTCATCGCCCTCCACCGCAAAGAAAAGGCGGCGCTGTCCCTCGTCACGACCGTGCTGCCCGACGCGACCGGCTACGGCCGCATCGTCCGCGACGGCGGCGGCCGGGTCGAGCGGATCGTCGAGCACAAGGATGCGACGGCTTCGGAGCGCGCGCTCCGGGAGATCAACTGCGGCATCTACTGTGCCGATCCCACGCTCCTCTTCCCCCTGCTCCGCAAGCTGCGCCCGGACAACGCCCAGGGCGAGTACTACCTCACCGACGCCGTCCACGCGCTGATCAAGAAGAAGGCGAAGGTCGTGGCGCTCGTGCACGGCGCGTCCGACGAGGTGCTCGGCGTCAACACGCGTGCCGAACTGGCCCGCGCGGGAGCCGAGCTGTACGCGCGCAAGGCGACAGCGCTCCAGGAGGGCGGGGTGACCCTTCTCGACCCGTCACGCACCTGGGTCGACCCGAGGGCCTCCATCGCCCGAGACGTCGTCCTCTACCCCGATGTCATCGTCGAGGGGGAGACGACGATCGGCGAGGATTCCGTCGTCCGCCCGGGGTGCCGGCTGAACGGCGTACGCCTCGGGCGCGGGGTCGAGATCAAGGACCACAGCGTGCTCGAGGACGCCGTCGTGGGCGACTTTGCTTCCGTCGGCCCGTTTGCGCACCTCAGGCCCGGCTCGGTCCTCGAGCGGGACGCGAAGGTCGGCAACTTCGTCGAGCTGAAGAAGACGACCCTCGGCCGCGGCAGCAAGGCGTCGCATCTCGCGTACCTGGGCGACGCGCAGATCGGCCACGATTGCAACATTGGAGCGGGGACGATCACCTGCAACTACGACGGCGTCCACAAGCACAAGACGACGCTCGGCGCGGGGGTCTTCATCGGCAGCGACACGCAGCTCGTGGCGCCGGTCTCCGTCGGCGAAGGCGCCTACGTCGGCGCGGGGACCACGGTCACCGACGACGTCCCGGCCGGCGCGCTCGCACTCTCGCGGGTCCGGCAGCTCAACCTCGAGGGGTGGGTCGCGCGGAAGAAAAAGAAGGCCGCGGCCGGGTCTTCCCATCATTCCTGA
- a CDS encoding tetratricopeptide repeat protein, protein MATAKKKTAGPETPGETPARPARSIPRNIAQYEAALAAFSAGAEAFGKGQFAQARTQFAAVIDAAKGDEPILADRARTYASICDRKLAGPESGPDDAESLYHRGVVLANAGRLDEAWSTLERALTARPGDASILYARASVRGLQGNVEGAASELKKALTIDPTFRFHAASDSDFDSVRDEAAFIDVIEPSHAGA, encoded by the coding sequence ATGGCCACCGCGAAGAAGAAGACTGCCGGCCCTGAAACGCCCGGGGAGACCCCCGCGCGCCCCGCGCGGTCGATCCCGCGCAACATCGCGCAGTACGAGGCGGCGCTCGCCGCGTTCTCCGCCGGGGCGGAGGCGTTCGGGAAGGGGCAGTTCGCCCAGGCGCGCACGCAGTTCGCCGCGGTCATCGACGCGGCGAAGGGCGACGAGCCGATCCTCGCCGACCGCGCCCGCACCTACGCCTCGATCTGCGACCGCAAGCTCGCGGGACCCGAGTCCGGCCCCGACGACGCCGAGTCGCTCTACCACCGCGGCGTCGTGCTGGCGAACGCGGGACGCCTCGACGAGGCGTGGTCGACCCTCGAGCGCGCGCTCACGGCGCGCCCCGGCGACGCCAGCATCCTCTACGCGCGGGCGTCGGTGCGCGGCCTCCAGGGGAACGTCGAGGGCGCCGCGTCCGAGCTGAAGAAGGCGCTGACGATCGACCCGACCTTCCGATTCCACGCCGCGTCCGACTCCGACTTCGACTCGGTCCGCGACGAGGCCGCGTTCATCGACGTCATCGAGCCGAGTCACGCGGGGGCCTGA
- the folK gene encoding 2-amino-4-hydroxy-6-hydroxymethyldihydropteridine diphosphokinase: MTGYVALGSNVGDRDAHLRAGILAMHAAGLRVTAASSVWETEPVGGAGPAWFLNMVVRVETELPPEGALDALLAIEAARGRRRSVRNAPRELDLDLLLLGDERRASPELTLPHPRMGERAFVLEPLAEIAPDLVVGARTVAGALAGLHDPHAVRRRGPLALPETLSVYSRAL, translated from the coding sequence GTGACCGGCTACGTCGCGCTCGGCAGCAACGTGGGAGATCGCGACGCGCACCTCCGGGCCGGGATCCTCGCCATGCACGCCGCCGGACTGCGCGTGACGGCCGCCTCGTCGGTCTGGGAGACCGAGCCGGTCGGGGGCGCCGGGCCAGCTTGGTTCCTCAACATGGTCGTCCGCGTCGAGACCGAGCTGCCGCCCGAAGGCGCCCTCGATGCGCTCCTCGCGATCGAAGCCGCCCGAGGCCGGCGGCGCAGCGTTCGGAACGCTCCCCGCGAGCTCGATCTCGACTTGCTGCTCCTCGGCGACGAGCGGCGCGCGTCGCCCGAGCTGACGCTGCCGCACCCCCGGATGGGCGAGCGCGCCTTCGTCCTGGAGCCGCTCGCCGAGATCGCGCCGGACCTCGTCGTCGGCGCGCGCACGGTCGCCGGGGCGCTCGCGGGGCTCCACGACCCGCACGCCGTGCGCCGCCGCGGTCCCCTTGCCTTGCCGGAAACGCTTTCCGTATACTCGCGCGCTCTATGA
- a CDS encoding deoxynucleoside kinase, with the protein MKFRSIAVEGPIGVGKTSFVELLVKRFEAHKVLERVENPFLRDFYHDKTGAAFQAQLFFMLSRYRQLMELSQRTLFSQVTVCDYIFPKDKIFAYLNLDDSELLIYDKLYAMLEPQVPKPDLVIFLQADTPRLIERIKRRKRDYESEISEAYVTEVAKAYNYFFFNYTTTPLLVIDTNQIDFVHHEKELDDLIAQIRRMERGVQYYRPLSTSA; encoded by the coding sequence ATGAAATTCCGGTCGATCGCCGTGGAAGGCCCCATCGGGGTCGGCAAGACGTCGTTCGTCGAGCTGCTCGTCAAACGCTTCGAGGCGCACAAGGTTCTCGAGCGCGTCGAGAACCCGTTCCTGCGCGACTTCTACCACGACAAGACCGGCGCGGCGTTCCAGGCGCAGCTCTTCTTCATGCTCTCGCGGTACCGCCAGCTCATGGAGCTGTCGCAGCGCACGCTCTTCTCGCAGGTCACCGTCTGCGACTACATCTTCCCGAAGGACAAGATCTTCGCGTACCTGAATCTCGACGACTCGGAGCTGCTCATCTACGACAAGCTCTACGCCATGCTCGAGCCGCAGGTGCCGAAGCCCGATCTCGTCATCTTCCTGCAGGCCGACACCCCGCGCCTCATCGAGCGGATCAAGCGCCGGAAGCGCGATTACGAGTCGGAGATCTCCGAGGCCTACGTCACCGAGGTCGCGAAGGCCTACAACTACTTCTTCTTCAACTACACGACGACACCGCTGCTCGTCATCGACACGAACCAGATCGACTTCGTCCATCACGAGAAGGAGCTGGACGACCTGATCGCCCAGATCCGGCGGATGGAACGGGGCGTGCAGTACTATCGACCGTTGAGCACCTCGGCTTAA
- the panB gene encoding 3-methyl-2-oxobutanoate hydroxymethyltransferase, with protein MRRPKMMTVPAFRARKSGPPLVVLTAYDAMTAAAAEAAGVDAMLVGDSLGMVEMGHDTTLPVTMEDMLHHAKAVGRRRREALLIADMPWLSFHTGPYDAVKNAARFVREAGADAVKLEGGKKRLEAILAILDAEIPVMGHLGLTPQSVLAMGGYKVQGKAKDAADALVDDARALAEAGVFSIVLEGVPSAVAQRITEAVPVPTIGIGAGAACDGQVLVIHDLLGMLPGDVPKFVRRYADLHGAAAEAIRRWAADVQNRTFPSNDETYG; from the coding sequence ATGAGGAGGCCGAAGATGATGACCGTCCCCGCCTTCCGGGCGCGCAAGTCCGGACCTCCGCTCGTCGTCCTCACCGCGTACGACGCCATGACCGCCGCGGCCGCGGAAGCCGCGGGCGTCGACGCGATGCTCGTGGGCGACTCCCTCGGCATGGTCGAGATGGGCCACGACACGACCCTGCCCGTCACGATGGAGGACATGCTCCACCATGCGAAGGCCGTGGGGAGACGGCGCCGTGAAGCGCTCCTCATCGCCGACATGCCGTGGCTGTCGTTCCACACCGGGCCGTACGACGCGGTCAAGAACGCCGCGCGGTTCGTGCGCGAGGCCGGCGCCGACGCGGTCAAGCTCGAAGGGGGCAAGAAGCGGCTGGAAGCGATCCTCGCGATCCTCGACGCGGAGATCCCGGTCATGGGCCATCTCGGCCTCACGCCCCAGTCGGTGCTCGCGATGGGCGGCTACAAGGTCCAGGGCAAGGCGAAGGACGCGGCCGACGCGCTCGTCGACGATGCGCGCGCGCTCGCCGAGGCCGGCGTCTTCTCGATCGTGCTCGAAGGCGTCCCGTCGGCGGTCGCGCAGCGGATCACCGAGGCGGTGCCGGTGCCGACGATCGGGATCGGCGCGGGCGCCGCGTGCGACGGCCAGGTTCTCGTCATCCACGACCTGCTCGGCATGCTTCCCGGCGACGTGCCGAAGTTCGTGCGCCGCTACGCCGATCTCCACGGCGCGGCGGCCGAAGCGATCCGGCGGTGGGCCGCCGACGTGCAGAACCGCACCTTCCCGTCCAACGACGAGACCTACGGCTGA
- the panC gene encoding pantoate--beta-alanine ligase — MDVVRRVHGMREVAARARSRGERIGLVPTMGYLHEGHLALARRIRAHVDVTVVSIFVNPTQFGPGEDFARYPRDLARDCDLLAAEGVDVVFAPEADEIYPAGVSTFVEVAGISDVLEGKSRPGHFRGVATVVLKLFEVVKPQVAIFGQKDAQQVAVVTKMARDLLLDVEILVLPTKRDEDGLALSSRNVYLSADERRAASAIPRALEAARAALAEGATDPDAILAAARAPIDAEPLLRIDYIALVDAESFEPVARAQGDLLLVAAVFAGTTRLIDNLPLRA; from the coding sequence ATGGACGTCGTCCGCCGCGTCCACGGGATGAGGGAGGTCGCGGCGCGCGCCCGGAGCCGCGGCGAGCGCATCGGCCTCGTCCCGACGATGGGGTACCTCCACGAAGGACATCTGGCGCTCGCGCGGCGGATCCGCGCCCACGTCGACGTCACCGTCGTCTCGATCTTCGTCAACCCGACGCAGTTCGGTCCCGGCGAAGACTTCGCGCGCTACCCGCGCGACCTCGCGAGGGACTGCGACCTCCTCGCCGCCGAAGGGGTCGACGTCGTGTTCGCTCCCGAAGCCGACGAGATCTACCCCGCGGGCGTCTCGACGTTCGTCGAGGTCGCCGGCATCTCGGACGTCCTCGAGGGGAAGAGCCGGCCCGGGCACTTCCGCGGCGTCGCGACCGTCGTGCTCAAGCTCTTCGAGGTCGTGAAGCCGCAGGTCGCGATCTTCGGCCAGAAGGACGCCCAGCAGGTCGCCGTCGTGACGAAGATGGCCCGCGACCTCCTCCTCGACGTCGAGATCCTCGTCCTGCCGACGAAGCGCGACGAGGACGGCCTCGCGCTCTCCAGCCGCAACGTCTACCTGTCCGCGGACGAGCGCCGTGCCGCGTCCGCCATCCCGCGCGCGCTCGAGGCGGCCCGTGCCGCGCTCGCCGAGGGCGCGACCGACCCCGATGCCATCCTCGCCGCCGCCCGCGCGCCGATCGACGCGGAGCCGTTGCTGCGGATCGATTACATCGCCCTCGTCGATGCGGAATCGTTCGAGCCGGTGGCCCGCGCCCAGGGCGACCTGCTGCTCGTCGCCGCCGTTTTCGCCGGAACGACGCGCTTGATCGACAATCTGCCGCTCCGCGCCTGA
- the panD gene encoding aspartate 1-decarboxylase, with translation MTREMLRAKVHRITVTECDVEYEGSLTLDRDLMDACGMVPFERIDVYDVDNASRFSTYLIEGARGSGACCINGAAARLVEVGHKVIIASYCAVDDDRVAGHVPRIVLVDDENRITVVKDHEGAGVKVPA, from the coding sequence ATGACACGAGAGATGCTTCGAGCCAAGGTCCACAGGATCACGGTGACGGAGTGCGACGTCGAGTACGAGGGGAGCCTCACGCTCGACCGCGACCTCATGGATGCATGCGGGATGGTGCCGTTCGAGCGGATCGACGTCTACGACGTGGACAACGCGAGCCGCTTCTCCACCTACCTCATCGAGGGCGCGCGCGGCAGCGGCGCCTGCTGCATCAACGGGGCGGCCGCACGCCTCGTCGAGGTGGGCCACAAGGTGATCATCGCTTCCTACTGCGCCGTGGACGATGATCGTGTCGCCGGCCATGTCCCCCGGATCGTCCTCGTCGACGACGAGAACAGGATCACCGTCGTCAAGGACCACGAGGGGGCCGGCGTGAAGGTGCCCGCATGA
- a CDS encoding DUF2007 domain-containing protein: protein MNDPVIVKSFTDKGEAEIAKGLLEAEGIDAAITADDLGSEGPGITFGRPINLVVPASDADRASDLLDQAAEGGLEASEEDADS from the coding sequence ATGAACGACCCCGTCATCGTCAAATCGTTCACCGACAAGGGTGAGGCCGAGATCGCGAAGGGTCTGCTCGAAGCCGAAGGGATCGACGCCGCGATCACCGCGGACGACCTCGGCTCCGAAGGGCCCGGCATCACCTTCGGCCGTCCGATCAACCTCGTCGTCCCGGCGTCCGACGCCGACCGCGCGAGCGACCTGCTCGATCAGGCGGCGGAAGGCGGGCTCGAGGCAAGCGAGGAAGACGCCGACAGCTAG